The Cytobacillus oceanisediminis genomic interval CTGTTGAATATGGCCTGATTGATGAAGTAGGCGGGGTAGGGCCTGCGCTGGCAAAGCTGAATGAGCTGATTGATATGAATAAACCCAAAGAAGAAGTGATGGTTCAATGATCCTATATACCATGATGCCACAGGAACTCATTTATCAAAATGAGCAGGATGATTTTGGAAAACAGAAAATTGTGTCATATGAAGGAATTCCCCTACTAGTTGAAATGAATGCAGGACAGGAATGCCGTATCTTAAGAATCATGAGCAGTGACCCTACCCATTATATGGATGAAAGATATACTCCCGGGTCCATGATCACTTTAACTCAGTTAAGCTGAGAAATACATTTAAAAAACAACTTAATTAAGAATCGATATGATATAATAAAAGTAACTTTAGAAGCAGCCAAAAAATGGCTGCTTCTTCTTTCATAGCAGACATGATGTATTACATAATGAGATTTTGATGATGCTGTTAATAAGAACAATGATAAGGTGATAAAATGGCCAAAAGAAAGAAAAGAAAATCTAAAAAAAACGAAACATTGAAACGGACAATGAAATTTGAACTTATTGCGCTGATCATACTGGCACTTGCTGTAATATCAATCGCTAAGCTTGGAGCGGTCGGCAAAGCAACCGTGCTTTTTTTCCGTTTCTTTATGGGAGAATGGTACATGCTCAGCCTGATAGGGTTAGTCATCTTTTCAGGTTACCTGATGTGGAAGAGGGCTCTTCCCTACCTATTCCACACTAAATTAATTGGTATTTATCTCATCATCAGCTCCCTGCTGCTGTTAAGCCATGTCACATTATTTCAGCTTCTCTCAAATGGAGGGAAATTTGATGATCCAAGTGTGATAGCCAATACATGGGAATTATTCAGGATGGAAGTCCGGGGAGAAACAAGCACAACCGATTTAGGCGGAGGAATGCTGGGGGCTATTTTTTTCGCACTGTTTTATTATCTTTTTGATGAGGCAGGTTCAAAGATTGTAGCCTTTTTATTAATTATTATCGGTTTTGTACTCATTACAGGAAAAACCTTCGGAGATGCTGCCGGAAAAATGATGGCCGCAATGCTGAATTTCTGCAAAAAACAATGGGCTGCTTTTATAGATGATATGAAAGAATGGAAACAAAAAAGCAGAGACAGACGAGAAGAAAGGCAGTCGAGAAGAGAAGAAGAACAGCAGGCTATCCAGCACGAAGAAGAATCTGAGACTGTTATAACCATCAATAATTCTGTTGAACCGGTATCTGAACCGGCGCCAGAACCGATTATTTCAAGCTTTGCCGAAAGAGCTTATCAGGAAGATCCTCGGGAAGCCGCTTCTAATCAGCCTCAGGAAGCAGCAGAGACTGAGCCGGAGGATGAGAATGCACCGCCAATTACGTTTACTGAAGTGGAAAACAAAGACTATGAGCTGCCGCCAATCAGACTTTTGAAATTGCCAAGGCAAACCGATCAAAGCGGTGAGTATGAGCTTATCCATGCGAATGCGGCTAAGCTCGAAAGAACATTTCAGAGTTTTGGGGTAAAAGCGAGAGTGACACAGGTTCATTTAGGACCGGCTGTTACAAAATATGAGGTACATCCCGATGTTGGGGTAAAGGTCAGCAAAATCGTTAGTCTGAATGATGATTTGGCATTGGCACTGGCAGCAAAGGATATACGGATAGAAGCACCAATCCCAGGTAAATCTGCCATTGGAATTGAGGTCCCTAATTCTGAAGTGGCCATGGTTTCTCTAAGGGAAGTTATTGAATCCAAGCAAAATGACAAACCTGACTCCAAGCTTCTGATCGGGCTTGGCCGTGATATCACCGGGGAAGCTGTCCTCGCAGAACTTAACAAAATGCCCCACCTACTTGTTGCCGGTGCGACAGGAAGCGGGAAGAGTGTGTGTATTAACGGAATTATTACCAGCATTTTGATGAGGGCAAAACCTCATGAAGTAAAATTAATGATGATCGACCCTAAAATGGTGGAATTGAATGTATATAATGGGGTGCCGCATTTGCTGGCGCCGGTTGTGACAAATCCGAAGAAAGCAGCTCAGGCGCTGCAAAAAGTCGTCAGTGAGATGGAAAGGCGCTATGAGCTTTTCTCCCATACTGGCACAAGAAATATCGAAGGCTACAATGAGTATGTAAAAAGGCATAATGCCGAAGAGAAAGCACAGCAGCCCCTTCTGCCTTACATTGTGGTCATAGTGGACGAGCTTGCAGATTTAATGATGGTAGCGTCCTCCGATGTCGAAGATGCAATCACGCGCCTTGCTCAAATGGCAAGGGCAGCAGGCATTCATTTAATCATCGCAACCCAGCGTCCGTCAGTAGACGTTATCACAGGTGTAATCAAAGCGAATATACCATCAAGGATTGCATTTGCCGTTTCATCCATGACGGATTCCAGAACCATTTTGGATATGGGCGGTGCGGAAAAACTACTTGGAAGAGGAGATATGCTCTTCCTGCCTGTAGGTGCTTCCAAGCCAGTCCGTGTACAGGGTGCCTTCCTGTCTGATGAAGAAGTCGAAGAGATAGTGGATTTCGTCATCGGTCAGCAGAAGGCACAATATCAGGAAGAGATGATTCCAGAGGATATCCCTGAAGCGGCAGGAGAAGTGGATGATGATCTTTATGAAGAAGCTGTTGAATTGATTCTGGAAATGCAGACTGCTTCTGTATCCATGCTTCAAAGGAGATTCAGGATCGGCTATACCAGGGCTGCAAGGCTGATTGACGAAATGGAAGCAAGGGGCATTGTCGGTCCATATGAAGGCAGCAAGCCAAGAGCTGTGCTGCAGGGCAAGCCTTCTGAAGAAGCAAGCTCCTAAATTTTATAAGCATGACACATTAAAAAATGGCCAGTCTTCAGACGGCCATTTTTTTATGCTTTTAGAAGATATATGCCTAAAAAATGACGGCAGCAAAAAAAGGTATGTAAATATGCCATACTACTAAAAACGCTTACATAAAATGAAAGAGGTATGGTACTTTCAACTCATCACAAAATAGGATTTTATGCCAGGTGCATTTTTCACCAAAAATCAAAATGTAATCGTTTTCAAAGTAGTATTATACCAGAAAAAAGGAATTGGTACAGAGGGATTCACAAACATTTTGTTCTTTTCACCTTTTTTCGACAAATTGATAAATTTCTATTTCTTTATTGGGTAAAAAGTGTTATAGTATTTTCGATTAGTAGGAATGATTGAACATCAGAGGTCTGATGTCTTGAGAACTGAAGTTGGAGGAACCCTGCATGTCTATTAAGTCAGATAACCGGCATTTATATTTGCAAGTCATCGATCGATTAAAACAAGACATTGAAGATGGAGTGTATAAAGAAAAAGAAAAACTTCCGTCCGAATTTGATCTTGCCAAACAGCTTGGTGTTAGCAGAGCTACACTGAGGGAGGCGTTGCGCATTCTTGAAGAAGAAAACGTAATTATCCGCCGTCACGGTGTAGGCACCTTTGTCAATGCAAAGCCGCTTTTTACATCAGGCATCGAACAGCTTAATAGTGTCACAAATATGATTTTGCAGGCAGGGATGAAGCCGGGAACCGTTTTCTTAAGTTCTGTAACTATGGGACCGACTGAAGATGATATCCGCAGATTCTCATGTTCGTTAGACCAGGAGATTGCCGTGATTGAGCGGGTAAGAACTGCAAATGGTGAACCGGTCGTTTATTGTGTGGATAAAGTTCCTGAGAATATTCTTCCGGACACATTTTCCCACGAACAAGAGTCGATCCTCAACATGCTTGAAGAAGAGGCAAACCGGAAAATCACCTATGCTGTTGCCCAAATCGAGCCTATTGGCTATCACGAGAAAATTTCTCCTATTCTGGAATGTGACCCGGAAACCGCATTGCTTGTATTGAAGCAGATGCATTTCGATGAAGCGGATACTCCGATTCTCTATTCGGTCAATTATTTCAGAGCTGATAAGTTCAGTTTCCATGTCCTCAGAAAGAGAATCTAGCTTTTGGGGGATACACGAAAACACAATCATTCATTCCGCTAATGCAAAATCAATTTCTTAGGGGGTACCAACCTTGAAAAAGCGTAAATTTGGATTGGCGCTATCTTTAGTTCTTGCTGCTGGAACGATTCTGGGTGCTTGCGGCAAAAGTGAAGAAAAAGGCGGAGAAACAGCTGGCGGAGACGAAAAAGAAAAAGCATTCTCTGTAGCGATGGTAACAGATGTCGGCGGTGTAGATGATAAATCATTTAACCAATCTGCCTGGGAAGGTTTACAGGCATTTGGTGAAGAAAATGGCCTTGAAAAAGGAAAAGGCGGATTTGACTATCTTCAATCACAGTCAGATGCTGACTATTCTACAAACCTTAATACATTAGCTCGTCAAGATTTTAATCTTGTTTTTGGTATCGGCTTCCTAATGGAAGGTGCGATCAATGAGATTGCTCAACAGCAAAAGGATGCGCATTTCGGTATCGTTGACGCGGTTGTCGATCAGCCAAACGTAGCAAGCATCATGTTCAAAGAGCAGGAAGCTGCATTCCTTGCAGGTGTTGCTGCAGCCAAAGCAACTAAAGAAAACAAAATTGGTTTCATCGGCGGTATGGAAATACCGGTTATCGAGCGTTTCGAATCTGGATTCCTAGCTGGTGTTCAAGCGGTAAACCCTGATATTAAAGTAGAAGTTCAATATGCTGGAGCATTTGATAAAGCTGAATTAGGTCAGACAATTGCTTCTAAAATGTACTCTTCTGGCGTAGACGTAATCTTCCACGCTGCTGGCGGAACAGGAAACGGTCTATTCAAGGAAGCTCGTGACCTTAAAAAGAAAGACCCGGCAAGAGAACTTTGGGCAATTGGTGTTGACTCAGACCAGACAGCTGAAGGTGTAGTTGAAATCGATGGCAAAGAGCACAATGTAATCCTTACATCTGCACTTAAGCGTGTAGACAATGCTGTTAAGGACCTTTCTACAAAGGCAAAAGACGGCAGCTTCCCTGGCGGAGAAACGACTACTTACGGATTGGCTGAAGACGGTGTAGGCCTTGCTCCTATCAATCCGGAAGTATCTGCAAAAGCAGAAATCGAAGGTGCAGTTAAAGAATGGCAGGAAAAGATCAAGAGTGGTGACCTGACTGTTCCATCTACAAAAGATGAACTGGCTTCTTTCTCAGCTGAATAATTAACTTACAAGGAATAAGCAGGTTGCACTGCGGCCTCTTATTCCTTTTTTAAAAAAATTAAAAGTTTAATTGAAGGACAGAAAGAATTCTGTATTTCACTTAGATTTTTAGTTCCTTTATATTTTACTATTCTTTAAAGGGAACTTGGCGTTTTGGCCAGGTTTTTCTAAGAATTGCCAAGGTCTGACCTCTTACTACTAATGATTTCCTTATATTTTGAGCAAGGAGTGAAACAAATGGATTATGTTATTGAAATGCTCAACATCCGCAAGGAGTTTCCTGGAATCGTAGCCAATGATAATATCACGCTTCAGCTGAAACCAGGTGAAATTCATGCGCTGCTTGGCGAAAACGGTGCGGGCAAATCAACATTGATGAACGTCCTTTTTGGCTTATATCAGCCTGAAAAGGGTGATATAAAAGTTAAAGGAAAACCGGTGCGCATCACCGATCCAAATATAGCAAACGACTTGGGCATCGGGATGGTTCACCAGCACTTTATGCTAGTAGACCGTTTCACCGTCACTGAAAATATTATTCTAGGAAAAGAAACGACTAAAAGCGGAAAAATAGATATTAAAAAAGCTGAGAAGGAAGTCAGGGAAATTTCCGAGCGATATGGACTTGCTGTAGACCCTCAGGCGAAAATTTCAGATATTTCTGTAGGTATGCAGCAGAGGGTGGAGATTTTAAAGACCCTGTATCGGGGAGCAGAAATCCTTATTTTTGATGAGCCTACAGCTGTTCTGACTCCACAGGAAATTAAAGAGCTTATTCAGATCATGAAAACCTTAATCCAGGAAGGCAAATCTATTATTTTAATCACCCACAAGCTGAAGGAAATTATGGAAGTTTGTGATCGTGTAACGGTTATCCGCAAAGGGGTAGGTATCGGTACGGTTAATGTCAGCGAAACGAACCCTAATGAACTTGCCAGCTTAATGGTGGGAAGGGAAGTTACTTTTAAAACGGATAAAACAGACTCGAAACCGCAGGAGCAAGTGCTTGAAATTCAGGATTTACATGTAAAAGATTCCCGAGGGCTTGGCGTGGTTAATAAACTTAACCTTAATGTACGGGCCGGGGAAATTGTCGGTATTGCCGGTGTAGACGGAAATGGACAGTCTGAGTTAATAGAAGCAATCACAGGCTTGAGGAAGTCTGAAAGCGGTTCAATTAAATTGAATGGCAAGGAAATTATGAATATGTCTCCGCGTAAGGTAACGGAGAAGGGGGTAGGGCATATCCCTCAGGACCGTCATAAGCATGGACTTGTCCTCGATTTTCCTATTGGAGAGAATATGGTTCTGCAAACCTATTACAAAGCTCCATTCTCTAAAAAAGGTGTTCTGAACTTTAAAGAAATCTACAGCAAAGCAAAAAAGCTGATTAAAGAATTCGATGTCAGAACCCCAAGTGAATATACACTTGCAAGGGCACTTTCTGGAGGTAACCAGCAGAAAGCCATAATCGGACGTGAAATTGACCGCAATCCAGATCTCCTGATCGCTGCTCAGCCGACACGCGGATTGGATGTTGGAGCGATTGAATACATTCACAAGCGTCTGATTGAACAGCGTGACCAGGGGAAAGCAGTGCTGCTTATTTCATTCGAATTGGAAGAAATTATGAATGTCAGCGACCGTATTGCTGTTATTTATGAGGGTGAAATTGTAGCAGTAGTTGACCCGAAACAAACAACTGAACAAGAATTAGGTTTATTGATGGCCGGTTCTAAACGGAAGGAAGCGGGTGGCGAAAACCATGTCTAATCGCATGAAGAATATTGTCGTACCTCTAGTTGCCGTTCTGCTAGGTGTATTAGTAGGTACAATCATTATGATAGCAACAGGGTATAATGCCGGATCTGCATTTATTGCCCTATGGAACGGTGCTTTCGGAGAAATCTACTACACTGGTGAAGTAGTCAGACAGGTGACTCCATATATTCTTGCCGGTTTGGCAGTTGCATTTGCTTTCCGTACAGGCTTATTTAACATCGGAGTTGAAGGACAGCTGATCGTCGGATGGCTCGCAGCTGTTTGGGTAGGAGTTGCATTTGAACTTCCAAAGTTCATCCATCTGCCGCTCGCTGTTCTTGCAGCTGCAGCAGCGGGTGCGCTATGGGCATTCATTCCAGGACTGCTGAAAGCCAAGTTTAAAGTTCATGAAGTAATTGTCACGATCATGATGAACTATGTGGCATTGCATGTAACGAACTATATAATCCGTACGGTTCTTTCAGAAAAAAGTGACCGTACTGAGATGATTGCAGACTCTGCATCACTGCGTTCCCCATTTCTTGAGGGATTAACTGATTATTCTCGTCTGCACTGGGGAATTTTAATTGCTTTAGCTTGTGTGTTTATTATGTGGTTCCTATTAGAAAAAACATCAAAGGGATACGAATTGCGCGCTGTAGGCTTTAATCAGCATGCATCTGAATATGCAGGCATGAGCGTCAGTAAAAACATAATTCTTTCAATGGTCATCTCAGGAGCATTTGCTGGTCTTGCAGGTGCGATGGAAGCTTTGGGTACATTCGGATACGCTGCCATCAAGGGCGGTTTTACCGGTGTAGGATTTGACGGGATCGCAGTTGCACTTCTAGGCGGTAACGGTCCAATCGGAATTATTTTTGCAGCATTGCTATTCGGAAGCTTGAAGGTCGGCGCCTTAAACATGCCGCTTGAAGCTGGAGTCCCAAATGAACTGGTAGATATTATCATTGCTCTTATTGTGTTCTTTGTTGCAGCAAGCTATATGATTCGCATCTTTATTGACCGTATCAGCAAAAAGGGGGTGAAGTAAGTGGGCTTAATGGAGATCCTATTAATTATTATTCCATCAACTTTGCTTTGGGCAGCCCCGCTTATTTTCACTGGATTGGGCGGAAACTTTTCAGAAAGCTCCGGTGTTGTAAATATCGGTTTAGAAGGCTTGATGGTAATTGGAGCATTCACTGCCATTGTCTTTAACCTTACGTTCGTAGATGTATTTGGCAGCATGACGCCATGGGTAGCATTACTCGCAGCTATGGTTGTCGGAGCGCTTTTATCCATCCTGCATGCTGTTGCTTCTATTACGTTTAGAGCAGACCAGGTAGTCTCCGGTGTTGCGATTAACCTTCTGGCAATTGGAGCTGCACTGTTCCTGGTTAAATTCATTTATGGGAAAGGCCAGACGGATATCATTCAAAAAGGTTTCAGCAAGGTGGATATACCATTTTTAAGCGATTTACCTTTAATCGGAAAACTTTTTTTCTCAAACACATACTATACTTCATTTGCAGCGATTGCCGTTGCATTTCTTGCCTGGTTTGTGATGTTTAAAACTCCATTCGGACTAAGGCTGAGGGCGGTTGGTGAACACCCAATGGCTGCCGATACAATGGGTATTAATGTTACCAGAATGAGATACATTGGGGTATTAATCTCCGGTGCCCTAGCAGGAATTGGCGGCGGTGTGTATGCGCAATCCATTTCTTCAGATTTCGGCCATGCAACGATCAGCGGCCAGGGCTTTATGGCATTGGCAGCATTGATCTTTGGTAAATGGCATCCGCTTGGTGTTATGGGTGCGGCTTTATTCTTTGGATTTGCGCAAAGCTTGAGTATCATTGGCTCAAGCCTTCCATTCCTGGAGAATATTCCAAATGTATATCTTCTCATTGCACCATATGTTTTAACGATTCTGGCATTAACTGGTTTCATAGGACGCGCTGATGCTCCAAAAGCATCTGGTACTCCATATATAAAAGGAAAACGCTAAACAGCAAAGCCTCATTTCATTTAGAAATGGGGCTTTTTATTGCTCATTGAAATCCTGTCTTCTTGTCTTTTGTTCCTCATTTGGAGATATGCAGTTAATCCGCAAGCATTCATCGGCATAACTTCCCGATTTTCTTATATATAACCTTCCATTACAGCCAATAACTTGAAATAAAGAAATAGGGCAAGGTATAGTAAGAATATGATTTAATACAAAGGATATTATAGAAGATAGCAGCAAAGTGCTTACATATAGGGGATGTTCCCTATTCTTCATATTGACCGTACTTTGGACTCATCAATCTACCGACAGGAGGAAAAGAAATGGCTGTAATCTCTGAATCCGTAAAAGCCATGAATGGCTATAAGCTTCATGTAGTTAAAACAGAGAAATATAAAACCAATACACTGGTTTGGAAAATGAAAGCCCCGCTTGAAAAGGATACTGTTACATTAAGATCTTTATTGCCGCATGTCCTGCAAAGCAGCAGTTCGTCTTACCCTGCAACCGGAAAGCTACGCTCTTATCTTGATGAACTATATGGTGCAACTCTTTTTGTGGATTTGGCGAAAAAGGGCGAGTATCATGTCATTACCATTTCAGTTGAAATTGCGAATGAGCAGTTTCTTTCAGACCCGACTCCTCTATTGAAAAAAGCGTTCCAATTTTTATCGGAGATCCTGACTAAGCCAAATGTGCAAGGCGGTGCTTTTGACCAGGATACGGTTGAAAAAGAGAAAAGGACGCTGAAACAGCGAATTCAATCCGTTTATGATGATAAAATGCGCTATTCCAATTTCCGGCTGGTACAGGAAATGTGCAAAGATGAGCCTTATGCGCTGCATGTGAATGGTGAGAAAGAAGATGTGGACAAAATTACGCCTGATAGCCTTTATGAATATTATCAGCAGGCAATGGCGCAGGATGAGCTTGATTTATATGTTATAGGTGATGTGGATGAGGCGGATGCCGAATCCTACGCAGGTGAACTTTTATCTTTTGAGGAAAGAACACCTCAGACAGCGCCGGCATCTGCAGGAAGGGCCAAGGAATCTGTTAATGAAGTCAGGGAAGAACAGGATGTGAAGCAGGGGAAACTTAATATCGGCTACCGGACAAATGTCGTTTACGGAGATCCTGATTATTATGCCCTTCAGGTATTCAATGGAATTTTCGGAGGTTTTTCTCACTCAAAATTGTTCTTGAATGTCCGCGAAAAAGCCAGTCTCGCATACTATGTAGCCAGCCGCCTTGAAAGCCATAAAGGCTTAATGATGGTTATGTCGGGAATCGATAACAGTAATTATGACCAGGCAGTGAATATTATTAAAGAACAGCTGGAAGCCATGAAAAACGGGGACTTTACGGAACAGGAAATGGAGCAGACCAAAGCAGTCATAAAAAATCAGCTTCTGGAGACTGTTGATACAGCCCGCGGGATTGTCGAAGTCCTCTATCATAATGTTGTGTCAGGCAAAGAAATTACGCTTCAAACCTGGATGGATGAAATGGATAAGGTAACTAAAGAGGAGATTGCCGAAACAGCTAAGAAGGTCAGTTTGGATACAGTGTATTTCCTGACAGGAAAGGAGGCGGGCAAGTAATGGAAAAAATCACTTTTGACCAGCTTCAGGAAGAGCTGTATTATGAAAGCCTCGAAAATGGGCTGGATGTATATATTTTGCCGAAAAAGGGTTTTAACAAGACCTATGCCACGTTTACAACGAAATATGGTTCGATCGACAATCATTTCCTGCCCCCTGGAAAAGGTGAATTTGTAAAAGTTCCAGATGGGATTGCCCATTTTTTGGAGCACAAGCTTTTTGAAAAAGAAGATGGCGATGTATTCCAGCAATTCAGCAAGCAGGGAGCATCAGCTAATGCCTTTACTTCTTTTACAAGGACGGCTTATTTATTCTCCAGCACATCCAATGTAGAGTTGAACCTTGAGACGCTGATTGATTTTGTGCAGGATCCTTATTTTACAGAAAAGACTGTTGAAAAAGAGAAAGGCATCATCGGTCAGGAAATCACCATGTATGATGACAATCCTGACTGGCGCTTATATTTTGGCCTGATCGAAAATATGTACAAAAACCATCCGGTTAAAATCGATATCGCAGGTACGATCGAGTCCATTTCCCATATCACGAAAGATATGCTGTATGAATGCTATGAAACCTTCTACCATCCAAGCAACATGCTTCTGTTCATCGTCGGACCCGTTAATCCGGATCAGATTATGTCCCAGGTGAGGAATAATCAAAGCAAGAAGAATTATAAAGAGTTGCCGGAAATAAAACGCCAATTCGAAGAAGAGCCTGCTGAAGCGGCCGAAAAGAAAAAAGTTCTTGAGATGAATGTTCAGACATCAAAGTGCCTTGTTGGGATAAAGAGCAGTAATGCAAACCAGTCCGGCAAGGAAATGCTTAAAAATGAACTGAGTCTGAATGTGCTGCTGGATATCTTATTCGGTAAAAGCTCTGAGCACTACAGCTCACTGTATAATGCAGGATTAATTGATGACACGTTCTCTTTTGATTATACACAGGAAGAGGGCTTTGGTTTTGCCATGGTGGGCGGGGACACAAATGATCCTGACCGTTTGGCAGAAACATTGAAAAAGATGCTGCTGGATGCAAGGGAAAAGGGAGCTATTTCACAGGAAACACTTGATAGGACAAAGAAGAAGAAAATAGGCGCATTCCTGCGTGCCGTCAATTCACCTGAATATATAGCCAATCAATTTACCCGGTATGCTTTTAATGAGATGGATTTGTTTGATGTAGTGCCGACGCTTGAAAGCATTACGCTTGAGGATGTGGAAAATGCTGCTGGTAATTTGATAAGCGAAGAACGGTTTACGGTTTGTCAGGTTGTGCCTAAGAAATAAAAAGCTGTTTCAGCAGAGCGCCATAAAAAGGCGCTTTGCTTTTTTTGAGGAGTGTATGAAATGAGAAAATTTGCGTTAATAACTGGAGCGAGCGGAGGAATCGGCCAGGAAATCAGCATCAAACTGGCGGAGGAAGGCTATTCGCTTTATTTGCATTACAATCAAAACAAGCAGAGTATAAACAGTCTGCTGGACCGCCTGCAGACCTTTGACGGAGAATACATTCCGATCCAGGCTGACCTGTCTGTACAAGGCGGCTATAAAAAAATTATACCAAATATCTTTTCGCTTGATGCCATTATCCATAATAGCGGGTCA includes:
- the yfmH gene encoding EF-P 5-aminopentanol modification-associated protein YfmH → MEKITFDQLQEELYYESLENGLDVYILPKKGFNKTYATFTTKYGSIDNHFLPPGKGEFVKVPDGIAHFLEHKLFEKEDGDVFQQFSKQGASANAFTSFTRTAYLFSSTSNVELNLETLIDFVQDPYFTEKTVEKEKGIIGQEITMYDDNPDWRLYFGLIENMYKNHPVKIDIAGTIESISHITKDMLYECYETFYHPSNMLLFIVGPVNPDQIMSQVRNNQSKKNYKELPEIKRQFEEEPAEAAEKKKVLEMNVQTSKCLVGIKSSNANQSGKEMLKNELSLNVLLDILFGKSSEHYSSLYNAGLIDDTFSFDYTQEEGFGFAMVGGDTNDPDRLAETLKKMLLDAREKGAISQETLDRTKKKKIGAFLRAVNSPEYIANQFTRYAFNEMDLFDVVPTLESITLEDVENAAGNLISEERFTVCQVVPKK